The following coding sequences lie in one Peribacillus frigoritolerans genomic window:
- a CDS encoding chemotaxis protein CheX, whose translation MEINTIITKLLNGTIQAVKSVIPFTLDIQKPYLIRQPFEQESISVLIGMTGDIRGRIMIEGTNGCMSKIGESMFGMPLEGEMLESFAAEFGNMLAGNIATSLAGENALIDITPPTVIVGNTKMYGFHEAIHLPISLEGVGTLQIIFMIEM comes from the coding sequence TTGGAAATCAACACTATAATCACAAAATTGTTAAATGGAACCATCCAGGCCGTTAAGTCCGTTATTCCTTTCACTTTGGACATTCAAAAGCCTTACCTCATAAGACAGCCTTTCGAACAGGAATCCATTAGCGTCCTTATTGGCATGACAGGAGATATCCGTGGGAGAATAATGATTGAGGGGACTAACGGATGCATGAGTAAAATAGGTGAAAGTATGTTTGGCATGCCGTTAGAAGGTGAAATGCTTGAATCTTTTGCAGCAGAGTTCGGTAACATGCTTGCCGGTAATATTGCCACCTCCTTAGCAGGAGAGAATGCATTGATTGATATTACACCGCCCACCGTCATTGTGGGCAATACCAAAATGTATGGGTTTCATGAAGCAATCCATTTACCCATTTCATTGGAAGGCGTTGGTACTCTTCAGATCATCTTTATGATCGAAATGTAA
- a CDS encoding nucleobase:cation symporter-2 family protein, with translation MSNQSPLKVASLGLQHVLAMYAGAVVIPLIVGGALGLTAAQLTYLVSIDILMCGIATLLQVWKNKFFGIGLPVVLGCTFTAVSPMIAIGTQYGINSIYGSILASGLIVIIISKFFGKLARFFPPIVTGSVVLIIGITLIPVAINNLGGGQGAADFGDLNNVALGFGTLLFIIFMYKFSTGFLRSISILLGLLVGTFAAFFLGKVDFSSVVSANWLHMPHFFYFGTPTFNVTAIITMTLVAIVSLVESTGVYYALGEITDKEISEDDLARGYRSEGLAIMIGGLFNAFPYTAFSQNVGLIQLSGIKTRNVIYTTAGILIFIGFVPKIGAFTTIIPSSVLGGAMVAMFGMVIAAGIKMLSKVDFASQENLLIIACSVGMGLGVTVVPELFAQIPESFQILTENGIVAGSLTAIFLNIVFNIVPTKGKMKETRIEGQNVA, from the coding sequence ATGTCTAATCAATCACCATTAAAAGTTGCTTCCTTAGGATTACAACATGTTCTCGCCATGTATGCCGGTGCAGTCGTCATTCCATTGATTGTCGGTGGGGCGCTGGGATTGACTGCAGCGCAGTTAACTTATTTAGTTTCGATAGACATTTTGATGTGCGGGATAGCAACTTTATTGCAAGTGTGGAAAAATAAATTCTTTGGAATAGGGCTTCCGGTCGTCCTAGGCTGCACATTTACAGCAGTTAGCCCGATGATTGCAATTGGTACGCAATATGGAATCAACTCCATTTATGGATCTATTTTGGCGTCGGGATTGATTGTCATTATCATTAGTAAGTTCTTCGGAAAACTGGCAAGGTTCTTCCCGCCCATTGTCACTGGATCGGTCGTTTTGATTATTGGCATTACGCTCATTCCTGTTGCCATCAACAACCTTGGTGGAGGCCAGGGAGCTGCTGATTTCGGAGACTTGAACAATGTAGCTCTTGGTTTTGGAACTTTGTTATTCATCATATTCATGTATAAATTCTCGACGGGATTCCTACGCTCCATTTCTATTTTATTGGGGCTGTTAGTCGGAACCTTTGCGGCCTTCTTCCTTGGAAAAGTGGATTTTAGCTCAGTGGTCAGTGCCAATTGGCTGCATATGCCACATTTTTTCTACTTTGGAACTCCGACATTTAACGTCACGGCAATCATTACAATGACATTGGTGGCGATCGTAAGCTTGGTGGAATCGACTGGTGTTTATTATGCCCTTGGTGAAATCACGGACAAAGAGATTTCAGAAGACGACCTAGCTCGCGGATATCGTTCTGAAGGACTTGCCATCATGATTGGCGGTTTGTTCAATGCGTTTCCGTATACAGCTTTTTCACAAAATGTCGGCTTGATTCAATTGTCAGGCATTAAAACAAGGAATGTCATATACACAACAGCCGGCATTCTCATTTTCATAGGTTTTGTTCCGAAAATTGGTGCATTCACGACAATTATCCCTTCATCCGTGCTTGGCGGTGCAATGGTTGCGATGTTCGGGATGGTAATTGCCGCTGGAATTAAGATGTTGAGCAAAGTGGATTTTGCTTCTCAAGAAAATTTATTGATCATCGCTTGTTCAGTAGGTATGGGACTTGGAGTGACGGTCGTTCCTGAGCTATTTGCGCAAATTCCGGAAAGCTTTCAAATCTTAACGGAAAACGGTATTGTAGCCGGAAGTTTGACAGCCATTTTCTTGAATATTGTCTTTAACATCGTCCCTACAAAAGGTAAAATGAAGGAAACGCGTATTGAAGGGCAAAATGTAGCCTGA
- a CDS encoding xanthine phosphoribosyltransferase translates to MQLLKEKILSEGQALSEDILKVDSFLNHQMDPLLMKEIGKEFVKRFEHKEITKVLTIESSGIGPGLMAALELEVPLIFARKRKSLTLTNDLVTASVHSFTKKETNTITVSNKYIEAGDKVLIIDDFLAVGQAARGLVEICKQVGAEVAGIGIVIEKAFQSGGKDLREQGFQVESLARIAELKFGEITFAEEKEGAAVNV, encoded by the coding sequence ATGCAACTTTTAAAGGAAAAAATCTTGTCCGAGGGTCAAGCTTTATCAGAAGATATTTTAAAAGTAGATTCATTCTTAAATCATCAAATGGATCCTTTGCTAATGAAAGAAATTGGTAAAGAATTCGTTAAACGTTTCGAACACAAGGAAATCACGAAAGTGCTGACAATTGAATCATCAGGCATTGGTCCTGGTTTGATGGCTGCTTTGGAATTGGAAGTTCCGCTCATTTTTGCCCGTAAACGTAAATCACTTACTTTAACAAATGATTTAGTGACGGCATCCGTTCATTCCTTTACAAAAAAAGAAACCAATACCATTACGGTTTCCAATAAATATATTGAAGCTGGAGATAAGGTCTTGATCATCGATGACTTCCTTGCGGTCGGACAGGCAGCCAGGGGCTTGGTGGAAATCTGTAAGCAGGTTGGAGCAGAAGTGGCCGGAATCGGCATCGTGATTGAAAAAGCATTTCAAAGTGGTGGTAAGGATCTTAGGGAACAAGGTTTCCAAGTGGAATCACTTGCACGAATTGCTGAGTTGAAATTCGGTGAGATAACGTTCGCTGAGGAAAAGGAAGGAGCAGCCGTCAATGTCTAA